The Athene noctua chromosome 26, bAthNoc1.hap1.1, whole genome shotgun sequence genome has a window encoding:
- the APOC3 gene encoding apolipoprotein C-III, giving the protein MKASLLLVLGCAAVLAAGARAETPGEPEVLLQKVREYAQKATAAAKAALSAVQESEAAQQARRWLADHADLAQQRLAWLREQLTELWKRRAAA; this is encoded by the exons ATGAAGGCGTCGCTGCTGCTCGTGCTGGGCTGCGCGGCCGTCCTGGCGGCGGGAGCAC GGGCTGAGACGCCCGGGGAGCCGGAGGTTCTGCTGCAGAAGGTGCGGGAATACGCCCAGAAAGCCACGGCCGCGGCCAAGGCCGCCCTGAGCGCGGTGCAGGAGTCGGAGGCAGCTCAGCAGGCCAG GCGCTGGCTGGCCGACCACGCCGACCTGGCGCAGCAGCGGCTGGCCTGGCTGAGGGAGCAGCTGACTGAGCTCTGGAAGCGGCGGGCGGCCGCGTAG
- the BUD13 gene encoding BUD13 homolog: MMAAPALSKAEYLRRYLSGPAEPAQPRRRRRKKPPGGAGRAGMRIVDDDVSWNSIAAAQEREEEEEDEGDMPVVAEFIDERPDEVKLMEQFRTNAKWKLLGDQNEDSQSSDVSVPARSTVRRQRRDSPDPSPPRLKYNVSPNLSPPRRKRHDSPDLSPPRRQRHDSPDPSPPRLKYDISSDLSPRRRKRHDSPDLSPPRRQRHDSPDPSPPRLKYNVSPDLSPPRRKRHDSPDLSPPRRQRHDSPDLSPPRRQRHDSPDLSPPRRQRHDSPDLSPPRRQRHDSPDLSPPRLKYNVSPDPSPPRRKRHDSPDLSPPRRQRHDSPDVSPKKVSSAMGKKGCKTTDKLLSGRGQGEPSRLRHGTSDKSSSRQKHQSTPDLSPPQKRRYDSDPDLSPPGRKSTGSPSLKKLSRTRGASPAVKKGRLVPSPARCPRHSSKSPSPQRGTRNASEAKRGLGPVRSDTQKRAPLRRTQSKSSDSDLSPPPRALPAGRDQRGSPDLSPPRHRDAQGSPKKARTMFSGVKAGLVSADVLRREQEELRRHERNNKHLEEESRHCETVFRDKLGRKRNLAQEWLEQKQKAEAKSERDEQYAKWGKGLAQGRQQQQNVEDAIKEMQKPLARYIDDQDLDQMLREQEREGDPMAEFIKRRKAKENKEKKERPRYNGPAPPLNRFNIWPGHRWDGVDRSNGFEQQRFARIANKKAVQELAYKWSVEDM, translated from the exons ATGATGGCGGCGCCGGCGCTCTCCAAGGCCGAGTACCTGCGGCGGTACCTGAGCGGCCCGGCCgagcccgcccagccccgccgccgccgcaggaAGAAGCCTCCGGGCGGCGCCGGCAGAGCCGG GATGCGGATCGTGGACGACGATGTCAGCTGGAACAGCATCGCTGCGGcccaggagagggaggaggaggaggaggacgaggggGACATGCCTGTG GTGGCAGAATTCATTGATGAGCGTCCAGATGAAGTGAAGCTCATGGAGCAATTCCGAACGAATGCTAAATGGAAACTCTTAGGAG ACCAGAACGAAGATTCGCAAAGCTCAGATGTTTCAGTACCTGCCAGATCTACTGTGAG gcGCCAGCGCCGTGATTCCCCCGACCCGTCACCACCGAGGCTGAAGTACAATGTCTCCCCCAACCTCTCTCCCCCAAGACGGAAGCGCCACGACTCCCCTGACCTGTCACCTCCCAGGCGCCAGCGCCACGACTCCCCTGACCCATCACCACCGAGGTTGAAGTACGATATTTCCTCCGACCTGTCTCCCCGAAGACGGAAACGCCACGACTCCCCCGACCTGTCTCCTCCCAGGCGCCAGCGCCACGACTCCCCTGACCCATCGCCACCGAGGCTGAAGTACAATGTCTCCCCCGACCTCTCTCCCCCAAGACGGAAGCGCCACGACTCCCCCGACCTCTCTCCTCCCAGGCGCCAGCGCCACGACTCCCCCGACCTCTCTCCTCCCAGGCGCCAGCGCCACGACTCCCCCGACCTCTCTCCTCCCAGGCGCCAGCGCCACGACTCCCCCGACCTGTCGCCTCCCAGGCGCCAGCGCCACGACTCCCCCGACCTGTCGCCACCGAGGCTGAAGTACAATGTCTCCCCCGACCCCTCTCCTCCAAGACGGAAGCGTCACGACTCCCCTGACCTGTCACCTCCCAGGCGCCAGCGCCACGACTCCCCTGATGTCTCTCCAAAGAAAGTCAGTTCAGCGATGGGGAAAAAGGGCTGCAAAACCACGGACAAATTGCTGTCAGGGAGAGGCCAAGGAGAGCCGTCTCGGCTCAGACACGGCACCTCTGACAAGTCCTCGTCACGTCAGAAGCATCAGTCTACTCCAGATCTTTCCCCTCCACAGAAGAGGAGGTACGATTCTGACCCGGATTTGTCACCGCCTGGGAGAAAGAGCACCGGGTCACCTAGTCTGAAGAAGCTGAGCAGAACGCGAG GTGCTTCTCCAGCTGTGAAGAAGGGGAGGCTGGTGCCCTCGCCCGCGAGGTGCCCGAGGCACAGCTCCAAGTCCCCGTCTCCGCAGAGGGGCACCCGGAATGCTTCCGAGGCCAAGCGCGGGCTGGGCCCCGTTCGCAGCGATACCCAGAAGCGTGCTCCTCTCAGACGGACCCAGAGCAAATCCTCAGACTCGGATTTATCCCCTCCGCCACGGGCCCTGCCAGCCGGCAGGGATCAGCGCGGTTCCCCCGACCTCTCGCCTCCTCGCCACCGCGACGCTCAGGGGTCGCCCAAGAAG GCGAGGACGATGTTTTCTGGGGTCAAAGCTGGCTTGGTGTCAGCTGACGTGCTGCGCAGGGAACAGGAGGAGCTCAGGAGGCACGAGAGAAATAACAAGCACTTGGAAG AGGAATCCCGACACTGTGAGACCGTCTTCCGAGACAAGTTGGGCCGCAAGAGAAACCTGGCgcaggagtggctggagcagAAGCAGAAAGCTGAAGCCAAGTCCGAGAGGGACGAGCAGTATGCCAAATGGGGGAAAGG GCTGGCtcaggggaggcagcagcagcagaacgtGGAAGATGCAATAAAAGAGATGCAGAAGCCCTTGGCCCGTTACATCGATGACCAGGACCTGGATCAAATGCTGCGGGAGCAAGAGAGAGAAGGAGACCCCATGGCTGAGTTCATCAAGAGAAGGAAGGCCaaagagaacaaggaaaagaaag AGAGGCCGAGGTACAACGGACCAGCCCCGCCCCTCAACAGATTTAATATATGGCCTGGGCATCGCTGGGACGGAGTGGACAG GTCCAACGGCTTCGAGCAGCAGCGCTTCGCCAGGATCGCCAACAAGAAGGCGGTTCAGGAGCTCGCCTACAAGTGGAGCGTCGAGGACATGTAg
- the APOA4 gene encoding apolipoprotein A-IV has translation MSLKAAALVLVLLAVAGARADVNPDEVASVLWKYFTELGGHAKETVDQLHQTELTKQLNTLLESNLRSVNSYAEDLQRRLVPFATELQARLAQDSQRLKEQIRRELAELQAKLAPYADEVHQQIGTNIRQLQAKMSPYAEELRSQVDRGAGELRKALEPYAAELRDRLQDNAESVQASLSPYADRLQQQIDGGVESLKQRLAPLSEELKAQVGQSVEELRRGLSPYAQHVQDGLNRQLESLTAQMEQAAEELRARLAASSEELRAQLSAVAQELRQAAGSDAEGLQRRLAPLAQQLDARVGQTLEAFRQQAAPFGETFGRQLVERLEAMRGKLDSGTAGVEDHLELLEKEVRDKVAAFLSTAPPAQN, from the exons atgTCCCTGAAGGCGGCCGCCCTCGTCCTGGTGCTCCTGGCCGTGGCAG GGGCACGGGCTGACGTCAACCCGGACGAGGTGGCCAGCGTGCTCTGGAAGTACTTCACGGAGCTGGGCGGCCACGCCAAGGAGACGGTGGACCAGCTGCACCAGACCGAGCTCACCAAGCAGCTCAA CACGCTGCTGGAGAGCAACCTGCGGAGCGTCAACTCGTACGCCGAGGACCTGCAGCGGCGGCTCGTGCCCTTCGCCACGGAGCTGCAGGCGCGGCTGGCGCAGGACTCGCAGCGGCTGAAGGAGCAGATCCGGCGGGAGCTGGCGGAGCTGCAGGCCAAGCTGGCGCCCTACGCCGACGAGGTGCACCAGCAGATCGGCACCAACATCCGCCAGCTGCAAGCCAAGATGAGCCCCTACGCCGAGGAGCTGCGCTCCCAGGTGGACCGCGGGGCCGGGGAGCTGCGGAAGGCGCTGGAGCCCTACGCCGCCGAGCTGCGGGACCGCCTGCAGGACAACGCCGAGAGCGTCCAGGCCTCGCTCAGCCCCTACGCCGACCGGCTGCAGCAGCAGATCGACGGCGGGGTGGAGAGCCTGAAGCAGCGGCTGGCCCCCCTGAGCGAGGAGCTGAAGGCGCAGGTGGGGCAGAGCGTGGAGGAGCTGCGCCGCGGGCTCAGCCCCTACGCCCAGCACGTGCAGGACGGCCTCAACCGGCAGCTCGAGAGCCTGACGGCGCAGATGGAGCAGGCGGCGGAGGAGCTGCGCGCCCGCCTGGCCGCCAGCTCGGAGGAGCTGCGTGCCCAGCTCAGCGCGGTGGCCCAGGAGCTGCGGCAGGCGGCCGGCAGCGACGCCGAGGGCCTGCAGCGGCGCCTGGCCCCGCTGGCCCAGCAGCTGGACGCGCGCGTGGGGCAGACGCTGGAGGCTTTccggcagcaggcagccccctTCGGCGAGACCTTCGGGCGGCAGCTGGTGGAGCGGCTGGAGGCCATGCGGGGCAAGCTCGACTCGGGCACCGCCGGCGTGGAGGATcacctggagctgctggagaaggaggtgCGGGACAAGGTGGCCGCCTTCCTCAGCACCGCCCCGCCGGCCCAGAACTGA
- the ZPR1 gene encoding zinc finger protein ZPR1 isoform X2 — protein MSALGAVEAAGGSLFRPLSAEDGEQRPAEIESLCMSCFRNDLNREVVKTDCATARIPELDFEIPAFTQKGVLTTIEGIIDRAVVGLEQDQPLRRATDQEVASKIDEFIGKLKQLKEVHSPFTFILDDPSGNSFVENPRAPQKDDALVVTCYRRTPQQAAALGLEGEELDEKPVDSAEDLRNEVLQFNTNCPECNAPADTNMKLVQIPHFKEVIIMATNCDACGHRTNEVKSGGAIEPHGTRITLRITDPSDMTRDILKSETCSVEIPELEFELGMGALGGKFTTLEGLLKDIRELVERNPFTLGDSSVPSRTGKLQEFLGKLQGIIEGKTEAHFIMDDPAGNSYLQNVYAPEEDPELKVERYQRTFEQNEDLGLNDMKTEGYESGGAAGR, from the exons ATGTCGGCGCTGGGGGCGGTGGAGGCGGCGGGGGGTTCCTTGTTCCGGCCCCTCAGCGCCGAGGACGGGGAGCAGCGCCCGGCCGAGATCGAGTCCCTGTGCATGAGCTGCTTCCGCAAC GACTTGAACAGGGAGGTGGTGAAGACCGACTGTGCCACGGCTCGCATTCCAGAGCTGGACTTTGAGATCCCCGCTTTCACCCAGAAGGGAG ttCTCACCACCATTGAAGGGATCATTGACAGAGCAGTTGTGGGCCTGGAGCAGGACCAGCCCCTCCGCAGG GCGACGGACCAAGAGGTGGCAAGTAAAATAGATGAGTTCATTGGTAAActgaagcagctgaaagaagTGCATTCCCCCTTCACGTTT ATCCTCGACGACCCTTCCGGGAACAGCTTTGTGGAGAACCCGCGTGCGCCGCAGAAGGACGATGCTCTCGTGGTCACCTGCTACCGGAGGACGCCCCAGCAGGCTGCCGCGCTGGGACTGGAG ggagaggagctggatGAGAAGCCGGTGGATTCTGCAGAGGACCTGAGGAATGAG GTACTGCAGTTCAACACCAACTGCCCCGAGTGCAACGCTCCGGCTGACACGAATATGAAGTTAGTGC AAATCCCTCACTTCAAAGAAGTGATTATCATGGCCACAAACTGCGATGCCTGTGGGCACAGGACAAATGAA GTGAAATCTGGAGGAGCGATCGAACCGCACGGCACCAGGATTACCCTTCGGATCACGGACCCTTCCGACATGACGAGGGATATCCTGAAG TCGGAGACGTGCAGTGTGGAGATCCCCGAGCTGGAGTTCGAGCTGGGGATGGGCGCGCTGGGGGGGAAGTTCACCACGCTGGAGGGGCTGCTGAAGGACATCCGAGAGCTG GTCGAGAGAAACCCCTTCACCCTGGGGGAcagctctgtgcccagcagaACGGGAAAGCTGCAGGAGTTCCTTGGGAAACTGCAGGGG ATCATAGAGGGGAAGACAGAGGCTCACTTCATCATGGATGACCCTGCAGGCAACAGCTATCTTCAG AACGTGTACGCCCCGGAGGAGGACCCGGAGCTGAAAGTGGAGCGCTACCAGCGTACCTTCGAGCAGAATGAGGACCTGGGCCTGAACGACATGAAGACGGAGGGCTACGAgtcggggggggccgcgggccggtAG
- the ZPR1 gene encoding zinc finger protein ZPR1 isoform X1, which translates to MSALGAVEAAGGSLFRPLSAEDGEQRPAEIESLCMSCFRNGVTRLLLTRIPFFKEIIVSSFACDSCSWSNTEIHSAGRIQEQGVRYTLAVTSRQDLNREVVKTDCATARIPELDFEIPAFTQKGVLTTIEGIIDRAVVGLEQDQPLRRATDQEVASKIDEFIGKLKQLKEVHSPFTFILDDPSGNSFVENPRAPQKDDALVVTCYRRTPQQAAALGLEGEELDEKPVDSAEDLRNEVLQFNTNCPECNAPADTNMKLVQIPHFKEVIIMATNCDACGHRTNEVKSGGAIEPHGTRITLRITDPSDMTRDILKSETCSVEIPELEFELGMGALGGKFTTLEGLLKDIRELVERNPFTLGDSSVPSRTGKLQEFLGKLQGIIEGKTEAHFIMDDPAGNSYLQNVYAPEEDPELKVERYQRTFEQNEDLGLNDMKTEGYESGGAAGR; encoded by the exons ATGTCGGCGCTGGGGGCGGTGGAGGCGGCGGGGGGTTCCTTGTTCCGGCCCCTCAGCGCCGAGGACGGGGAGCAGCGCCCGGCCGAGATCGAGTCCCTGTGCATGAGCTGCTTCCGCAAC GGGGTGACGCGGCTCCTGCTCACCAGGATCCCCTTCTTCAAAGAGATCATCGTCAGCTCCTTCGCCTGCGACAGCTGCTCCTGGTCCAACACGGAGATCCACTCCGCGGGCAGGATCCAGGAGCAGGGCGTGCGCTACACCCTGGCTGTCACCTCCCGGCAG GACTTGAACAGGGAGGTGGTGAAGACCGACTGTGCCACGGCTCGCATTCCAGAGCTGGACTTTGAGATCCCCGCTTTCACCCAGAAGGGAG ttCTCACCACCATTGAAGGGATCATTGACAGAGCAGTTGTGGGCCTGGAGCAGGACCAGCCCCTCCGCAGG GCGACGGACCAAGAGGTGGCAAGTAAAATAGATGAGTTCATTGGTAAActgaagcagctgaaagaagTGCATTCCCCCTTCACGTTT ATCCTCGACGACCCTTCCGGGAACAGCTTTGTGGAGAACCCGCGTGCGCCGCAGAAGGACGATGCTCTCGTGGTCACCTGCTACCGGAGGACGCCCCAGCAGGCTGCCGCGCTGGGACTGGAG ggagaggagctggatGAGAAGCCGGTGGATTCTGCAGAGGACCTGAGGAATGAG GTACTGCAGTTCAACACCAACTGCCCCGAGTGCAACGCTCCGGCTGACACGAATATGAAGTTAGTGC AAATCCCTCACTTCAAAGAAGTGATTATCATGGCCACAAACTGCGATGCCTGTGGGCACAGGACAAATGAA GTGAAATCTGGAGGAGCGATCGAACCGCACGGCACCAGGATTACCCTTCGGATCACGGACCCTTCCGACATGACGAGGGATATCCTGAAG TCGGAGACGTGCAGTGTGGAGATCCCCGAGCTGGAGTTCGAGCTGGGGATGGGCGCGCTGGGGGGGAAGTTCACCACGCTGGAGGGGCTGCTGAAGGACATCCGAGAGCTG GTCGAGAGAAACCCCTTCACCCTGGGGGAcagctctgtgcccagcagaACGGGAAAGCTGCAGGAGTTCCTTGGGAAACTGCAGGGG ATCATAGAGGGGAAGACAGAGGCTCACTTCATCATGGATGACCCTGCAGGCAACAGCTATCTTCAG AACGTGTACGCCCCGGAGGAGGACCCGGAGCTGAAAGTGGAGCGCTACCAGCGTACCTTCGAGCAGAATGAGGACCTGGGCCTGAACGACATGAAGACGGAGGGCTACGAgtcggggggggccgcgggccggtAG
- the APOA5 gene encoding apolipoprotein A-V: MAPEAALLLALLATLPVSPAEPARSGFWGHLSQLTSDKDSPEHGQGGKLRGDVANLKGSIRDGVSYVGNFLEKLVPLNRGLQPRLDHDSDSLRKLIRKELESLRVKLAPYVDEVHHKVGKHLDDLRYRLQPFTEELLDQVSLKARELRRHLMPSREVTAQLLEGADEVQRFMAHYADKIAFHTEQVKDIFHPYADRLVTEIHRNVEELHRNVIPHAQASPEQLNQYIQELSTKLTQNARDLHQKIQRNLEQLKVKLSLYPSSLRQPPSPTDRYPAELAREVQRRVEEFRRDTYVQIQAFTRALDQETEEMRLKLSSGPSSLGDPQEGPPAVDDLRSRLDALWRDLALSLSERGGEAR, translated from the exons ATGGCTCCGGAGGCTGCGCTGCTCCTCGCCCTCCTGGCCACCTTGCCGG TGTCGCCGGCCGAGCCGGCCCGGAGCGGCTTCTGGGGGCACCTCAGCCAGCTGACGAGTGACAAGGACAGCCCGGAGCACGGCCAGGGCGGCAAGCTGCGCGGGGACGTGGC AAACCTGAAGGGAAGCATTCGGGATGGGGTCAGCTACGTGGGAAACTTCCTGGAGAAGCTGGTGCCCCTCAACAGAGGCCTCCAGCCCCGGCTGGACCACGACTCGGACAGCCTGCGCAAGCTCATCCGGAAAGAGCTGGAGAGCCTGAGGGTGAAACTGGCCCCATACGTGGACGAGGTGCACCACAAGGTCGGGAAGCACCTGGATGATCTTCGCTACCGGCTGCAGCCGTTCACGGAGGAGCTGCTGGACCAGGTGTCCCTGAAGGCCCGGGAGCTCCGGCGGCACCTGATGCCCAGCCGGGAGGTGACGGCTCAGCTCCTGGAGGGCGCGGACGAGGTTCAGAGGTTTATGGCTCATTACGCCGACAAGATCGCATTCCACACCGAGCAGGTGAAGGACATTTTCCACCCCTACGCGGACAGGCTGGTGACCGAGATCCACCGCAACGTGGAAGAGCTGCACCGAAACGTcatccctcacgcccaggccagcCCAGAGCAGCTCAACCAGTACATCCAGGAGCTCTCCACCAAGCTGACACAGAACGCGAGGGACCTCCACCAGAAGATCCAGAGGAACCTGGAGCAGCTCAAGGTGAAGCTGAGCCTCTACCCCAGCAGCCTCCGGCAGCCGCCGTCCCCCACAGACCGCTACCCGGCAGAGCTGGCCCGGGAGGTGCAGCGCCGGGTGGAGGAGTTCCGGAGGGACACGTACGTCCAGATCCAGGCCTTCACCCGGGCCCTCGACCAGGAGACGGAGGAGATGAGGCTGAAGCTCTCCTCGGGGCCCTCCTCCCTGGGGGACCCGCAGGAGGGCCCGCCCGCCGTGGATGACCTGCGCTCTCGCCTCGACGCGCTCTGGAGAGACCTGGCGCTCAGCCTGAGCGAGCGGGGCGGCGAGGCCCgctga
- the APOA1 gene encoding apolipoprotein A-I, translating to MRAVVVALALLCLTGTQARSFWQHDEPQAPLDRLRDMVDVYLETVKASGKDAIAQFESSAVGKQLDLKLADNLDTLSAAAAKLREDMAPYYKEVREMWLKDTEALRQELTKDLEEVKEKIRPFLDQFSAKWTEELEQYRQRLAPVAQELKELTKQKVELMQEKLTPVAEEARDRLRGHVEELRKNLAPYSDELRQKLSQKLEEIREKGIPQAAEYQAKVVEHLSNLREKVTPLVQDFKERLTPYAESLKARFLTFLDDLQKSVA from the exons ATGAGAGCCGTGGTGGTGGCCCTCGCCCTGCTCTGCCTGACAG GCACCCAGGCCCGCTCCTTCTGGCAGCACGATGAGCCCCAGGCGCCCCTGGACCGCCTCAGGGACATGGTGGACGTGTACCTGGAGACGGTGAAGGCCAGCGGCAAGGATGCCATCGCCCAGTTCGAGTCCTCCGCAGTGGGCAAACAGCTGGA CCTGAAGCTGGCCGACAACCTGGACACGCTGAGCGCGGCCGCCGCCAAGCTGCGGGAGGACATGGCCCCCTACTACAAGGAGGTGCGGGAGATGTGGCTGAAGGACACGGAGGCCCTGCGCCAGGAGCTGACCAAGGACCTGGAGGAGGTGAAGGAGAAGATCCGGCCCTTCCTGGACCAGTTCTCGGCCAAGTGGACGGAGGAGCTGGAGCAGTACCGGCAGCGCCTGGCACCCGTGGCCCAGGAGCTGAAGGAGCTCACCAAGCAGAAGGTGGAGCTGATGCAGGAGAAGCTGACCCCGGTCGCCGAGGAGGCGCGGGACCGCCTGCGCGGGCACGTCGAGGAGCTGCGCAAGAACCTGGCGCCCTACAGCGACGAGCTGCGGCAGAAGCTGAGCCAGAAGCTGGAGGAGATCCGGGAGAAGGGCATCCCCCAGGCCGCCGAGTACCAGGCCAAGGTGGTGGAGCACCTCAGCAACCTGCGTGAGAAGGTGACGCCCCTGGTGCAGGACTTCAAGGAGCGCCTCACCCCCTACGCCGAGAGCCTCAAGGCCCGCTTCCTCACCTTCCTGGACGACCTCCAGAAGAGCGTGGCCTGA